One genomic window of Trichlorobacter lovleyi includes the following:
- the pyrR gene encoding bifunctional pyr operon transcriptional regulator/uracil phosphoribosyltransferase PyrR, whose amino-acid sequence MAGETTKTVILDNSGIRRALTRISHEILEKNKGLSDVVLVGIQSGGAYLAREISLCMEIIEGERVPVGSIDITLYRDDIKQQAPHKSVGKTDISFSLEGKRVVLVDDVLFTGRTIRAALDALMDHGRPCCIQLAVLIDRGHRELPIRADFVGRNVPTSLKENVEVTFDDKQQPVEVVLEK is encoded by the coding sequence ATGGCTGGTGAGACGACCAAGACGGTTATTCTTGACAACAGCGGTATCCGGCGGGCTTTAACCAGAATATCCCATGAGATCCTTGAGAAAAACAAGGGGCTCTCAGATGTGGTGCTGGTCGGTATTCAATCCGGTGGAGCCTATCTGGCCCGCGAGATTTCGCTTTGTATGGAGATCATTGAAGGTGAGCGGGTACCGGTAGGATCAATTGATATTACGCTGTACCGTGATGATATCAAGCAGCAGGCCCCCCATAAGTCAGTTGGCAAGACCGATATCTCCTTTTCCCTGGAAGGGAAGAGGGTGGTGCTGGTGGACGATGTGCTGTTTACCGGCCGAACCATCCGGGCTGCCCTAGATGCCTTGATGGACCATGGACGCCCCTGTTGCATTCAACTGGCAGTGCTGATTGATCGCGGCCATCGAGAACTGCCGATCCGGGCTGATTTTGTGGGGCGTAACGTCCCCACCAGTCTGAAGGAAAATGTTGAAGTTACTTTTGATGATAAACAGCAGCCGGTTGAAGTGGTTCTTGAAAAATAA
- the serA gene encoding phosphoglycerate dehydrogenase — protein MKIIVTDEVADQGLALLKQDPRIEMDVRLGLKKEELLALIGDYEVIITRSGTTVDKDLLDAARNLKMVARAGVGIDNVDVDYASSKGVIVVNAPFGNTNSAAEHTMALLMAACRNVTVANASLKAGEWKRAPFTGVELKGKTAGVIGLGKVGGRVATRLKAFECEVLACDPYIAVKRAHDLGVKLVSHDEIYKKCDIITVHTPLTDETKGMIGARELGLMKDGVIVMNVARGGIIDEPALLDAMNSGKIAIAGVDVWSEEPPRTDVLKGLIAHPRVTVTPHLGANTHEAQINVAVDVSKEILNYLDEKPLENAVNIPRFDMALMDQMRPFLNLVNVMADFGIQLLDGHPEKITFSYAGAIAHYDCSPLTVCGLAALLGRVVDQDVNMVNASLIAEQMGIVVEETKTTSADAFSNLITLIAEGDGKRRTIAGALFEGAPRIVRLRDYAMDFTPEEHMLLLHYADRPGMIGKIGTIMGKHEINIGSMNLGRSEKKGEAMVILSVDSAVSQAVIEEIKQATEATFIRAIHMASVKTSP, from the coding sequence ATGAAAATTATTGTTACTGATGAAGTTGCTGACCAAGGACTGGCACTGCTCAAGCAGGATCCGCGCATTGAGATGGATGTCCGTTTGGGATTGAAAAAGGAAGAATTGCTTGCCTTGATCGGTGACTATGAAGTGATCATTACCCGTAGCGGTACGACGGTTGATAAAGATCTGCTGGATGCGGCCAGGAACTTGAAGATGGTTGCCCGGGCCGGTGTTGGCATTGATAACGTGGATGTGGACTATGCCAGCTCAAAAGGGGTGATTGTGGTGAATGCCCCCTTTGGCAATACCAACAGTGCTGCCGAGCACACCATGGCGCTGCTGATGGCGGCCTGCCGTAACGTGACGGTGGCCAACGCCTCCTTGAAGGCCGGCGAGTGGAAGCGTGCCCCTTTTACCGGGGTGGAGCTGAAAGGCAAGACCGCCGGTGTGATCGGTCTGGGCAAGGTTGGCGGTCGTGTGGCAACCCGCTTGAAGGCCTTTGAGTGTGAGGTGCTGGCCTGCGACCCGTATATTGCGGTCAAGCGGGCCCATGATCTGGGGGTTAAGCTGGTGTCCCATGATGAGATCTACAAAAAATGCGATATCATTACCGTCCATACCCCTTTGACTGATGAGACCAAGGGGATGATCGGTGCCCGTGAGCTGGGCCTGATGAAGGACGGCGTGATTGTAATGAACGTAGCCCGTGGCGGGATAATTGATGAGCCTGCCCTGTTGGATGCCATGAACAGTGGCAAGATCGCCATTGCCGGCGTGGATGTCTGGAGCGAAGAACCGCCCAGAACCGACGTCCTCAAAGGGCTGATCGCCCACCCCAGAGTCACGGTGACTCCTCACTTGGGGGCCAATACCCACGAGGCCCAGATCAATGTGGCCGTGGATGTGTCCAAAGAGATCCTGAACTATCTGGATGAGAAGCCGTTGGAAAATGCGGTGAACATTCCCCGTTTTGATATGGCCTTGATGGACCAGATGCGGCCATTCCTGAATCTGGTCAATGTGATGGCTGATTTTGGTATCCAGTTGCTGGATGGCCATCCTGAGAAGATCACCTTCAGTTATGCCGGTGCCATTGCCCACTATGACTGTTCGCCACTGACGGTTTGCGGTTTGGCAGCACTGTTAGGGCGGGTGGTCGACCAGGATGTCAATATGGTTAACGCCTCCCTGATCGCTGAGCAGATGGGGATTGTGGTGGAAGAGACCAAAACTACCTCGGCTGATGCCTTTTCCAACCTGATTACCCTGATTGCAGAGGGTGACGGCAAGCGTCGCACCATTGCCGGTGCGCTCTTTGAAGGGGCCCCACGCATTGTCCGGTTGCGTGACTATGCCATGGATTTTACACCGGAAGAGCATATGCTGCTGCTGCACTATGCTGATCGTCCCGGCATGATCGGCAAAATCGGCACCATCATGGGCAAACATGAGATCAATATCGGCTCCATGAACCTGGGGCGCAGCGAGAAAAAAGGCGAGGCAATGGTCATCCTCTCGGTTGACTCCGCTGTTTCCCAGGCGGTGATTGAGGAGATCAAGCAGGCAACCGAGGCTACCTTTATCAGGGCGATTCATATGGCGTCGGTCAAAACTTCTCCTTGA
- a CDS encoding tRNA (cytidine(34)-2'-O)-methyltransferase, with protein sequence MKTFNIVLVEPEIPPNTGNIARLCAATAATLHLVGKLGFSIDDRYLKRAGLDYWDKVDLKQWDSLEQLQQQYPDGRFWYLSTKVARNCYEQGIYQPGDFLVFGKETAGLPAELLIANQERCLTIPMPGQVRSLNLSNAAAVVLYEALRQSGQLQ encoded by the coding sequence ATGAAAACCTTCAACATTGTACTGGTTGAGCCAGAAATACCACCTAACACCGGCAACATAGCACGTCTTTGTGCAGCTACTGCTGCAACTCTGCATTTAGTCGGCAAACTGGGATTTTCAATTGATGATCGCTACCTTAAACGGGCCGGACTTGATTACTGGGACAAAGTGGATTTAAAACAATGGGACAGTTTAGAGCAGTTGCAGCAGCAGTACCCGGATGGGCGCTTCTGGTATCTGAGTACCAAGGTTGCCAGAAATTGCTACGAGCAGGGGATCTATCAACCAGGAGATTTTCTGGTCTTTGGCAAAGAGACCGCCGGTCTGCCGGCTGAGCTGCTAATAGCTAACCAGGAACGTTGCCTGACCATCCCAATGCCGGGCCAAGTACGCAGCCTGAACCTATCCAACGCTGCGGCAGTGGTATTGTACGAGGCACTGCGCCAGTCAGGACAACTACAGTAG